ATGTCTCTCGCCAAACACACCTTCACCCTAGGGAAGCAAGATTTTTTGCTTGACGAGAAGCCGTTCAAAATCCGGGCCGGTGAGATGCATCCCGCGCGGATACCGGCCGAATATTGGCGGCACCGCATCAAGATGGCGAAGGCGATGGGCCTCAACACGGTCAGCGCCTACATCTTCTGGAACTACCTGGAAAAGGAAGAGGGCAAGTTTGATTTTTCAACGGGAAACCACAACGTCGCCCAGTTCATCAAGCTGTGCCAAGAGGAGGGGATGTGGGTCATTCTCCGGCCCGGGCCGTACGTCTGCGCCGAGTGGGACTTCGGCGGGTTGCCTTGGTGGCTCCTGAAGACCCCCGACATCAAGGTGCGATGCATGGACCCTCGGTACACACGGGCGGCGGGCCGGTACATCGCCCGGCTCGCCAAAGAGGTCAGGCCGCTTCTCGTCACGAACGGCGGGCCGATCCTAATGGTGCAGGTCGAGAACGAGTACGGGAGCTACGGCAACGACCGGCAGTACATGCAGTGGCTTCACGACACGTGGGTCAAGAGCGGTGTCGACGTCCCCTTCTACACGTCCGACGGCCCGACACCCTACATGCTTGAGGCGGGCTCTCTGCCCGGTTGCGCGGTGGGCCTTGACTCGCTGGGATCCAACCAGGACGCCGAACTGGCCCGCAAGGTGCGTCCGGGCGTCCCCGTTTTCAGCGGTGAGACGTACCCAGGCTGGTTGACGCATTGGGGGGAAAAGTGGGCGGGGAACCCGACCGACAACGTGGTCAAGGAGGTGTCGTTCCTCCTCGACAACAAGCATTCGTTCAGCCTCTATATGTTCCACGGCGGGACAAACTTCGAGTATTGGGCCGGGGCCAACAGCGGTGGGAAGGGCTATGAGCCCGACGTCACGAGCTACGACTACGACGCGCCGCTCAACGAGCAGGGAGTGGCCACACCCAAGTATATGGCTCTGCGCGAGCTGATCGGAAAGCACCTTCCCGCCGGCGAGTCGCTTCCCCCGGTGCCGGCGGCGGTTCCGACCACGACGGTGGCCCCCATCGAGATGA
The Fimbriimonadaceae bacterium genome window above contains:
- a CDS encoding beta-galactosidase — encoded protein: MFVAATCLAAMSLAKHTFTLGKQDFLLDEKPFKIRAGEMHPARIPAEYWRHRIKMAKAMGLNTVSAYIFWNYLEKEEGKFDFSTGNHNVAQFIKLCQEEGMWVILRPGPYVCAEWDFGGLPWWLLKTPDIKVRCMDPRYTRAAGRYIARLAKEVRPLLVTNGGPILMVQVENEYGSYGNDRQYMQWLHDTWVKSGVDVPFYTSDGPTPYMLEAGSLPGCAVGLDSLGSNQDAELARKVRPGVPVFSGETYPGWLTHWGEKWAGNPTDNVVKEVSFLLDNKHSFSLYMFHGGTNFEYWAGANSGGKGYEPDVTSYDYDAPLNEQGVATPKYMALRELIGKHLPAGESLPPVPAAVPTTTVAPIEMKPYSSVWDNLPTPSRHPQPTTFEAAGLRGGLMLYRTKLVGHKSGRLTVTNLHDFATVFVDGQYVGTIDRREGQNSIELPKATSATPVLDILVEGMGRINFAQYLIDRKGITDRVTLNGMTLMTWEQFAMPLDGAWVGKLKPSLDKRPGHFYRGWFDLATPADTYLDVSGYRKGFVWVNGHNLGRFWEIGPQKRLYCPATWLKAGQNEVVVFDMLGNQAAPVAGFEKLQG